The genomic stretch CTGGTGCTCTGATAATGAAGTGCAGTCATGAAAAAGGTCAGCCCCCAGgtcataaaattaaaagtaagctAAATCTGTGCTTATAAGCACCATACCTTCCCTGTGTATAAgcaagcctgtgtgtgtgtgtgcacgtgtgtgtacaaAAGCATAAAAGTGTGTTTGCAAAACTTTGCATTTGTACAGTTGTGTATGGACACGTATGTCCATGTGTTGGCGTGTCAGGGAAATGAGGTCACTAAGACACATGCAAAACCACTCAGGAAGGCAGTTTCTAAGtcagtactttttattttgaaagatttgtCAAACTCTTCACATCGTGGTGAGAGTTTACATGATTAATAAGAAGCAGCTTTTTCATGAAATGCTTGGAGGTGAACGAGTTCTCAGCCTGTGAGATCCGACCATCCCATTGACTTTGAAGTTTCTTTTgattaatagaaagaaaagagaggggtgggggagaagaggagCAACATGCTAGCAACCAAAGGAAAGATCCCTCATGACAGCCATCCAGAtgtgaaaaaagaggaaaaaaccaaaaaaaaccctaaacaaaaCCGATTCACCAACTGcactttttctgttttacaaCATTCTGAGCCTCACTTCTTGATTTTGGCCTTTCTGGCTGAAACACCCTCCCACTCCTGCATCTCCCAAAGACAGTTCGGAGGGGAGCAGCCCTGTACAATGTGGTGATCTGCCCCCCAGAGGTGTGGTGGATTCTAGAGAACTGATGGTCCACGGCTCTGAAAAGTTTGAACAAACAGCCTCATATGAAAAGAAACAGCACTGAAAAGTGAGGGGGTCGGGGAATGGTGAGGAACCGGGTTTATGTGAGAGTTTATGTATTCCCAGAACACAGTCTTGCATTCTTTCTCTCAGTTACAGCCCCGGGCAAACAAGATTTGTTATCTGCGGTTCTGGCTGGTGGGTTCTGCAGGTTTTCCCCACCACTGATCCTCTAGCCCCAGAAACATCCTTGCCAACGTCACATGTCTATTACTTCCCTTTGCCCACCTTCAGACCGCGTAGGGATGACCCCCTGGCAGCCAATACcctgaaataaaattaacacaaaGTCTGATTCGGTGAGTATTAGTTtcaaacagaaaagtagaaaatctaAAGATGCAACGTGTGCTGAAGGCAGACTTGAACAGATCAAAATTTCCACCTATATGCCACTAAGACGATGGGCAGAGGTGCAAATGTTAAGACAAAAGTGGGACCGTTAGTAGATGAGCAAGAGGCCGTGATAGCTGAGTTACAGCTAAGAATGGCATGACTTGGGTTAAAATTTCCATGTTTAGCACCGTTAATGTACTCATTTAAGTCTATATTAGCACCTTGACCCCAGGCAGAACAACAAACCAtccaaacattttaaacattggGGAAAACAGGAGGGGGAAGGTCAAAGAGAAAGAATCTGGTTCTGCAGGTGGAGACGTGGATTTAGATCACGAGATCCTTGTCGATGTCCCCTGTAAAGCAAGAAGAAGCAGCATTAGACTTGGAGGTCGGTGTTGATGAAGATGTGCTTCCCAAGGAGTTGGCGGATCCCACCCATCCCCGGGACCAGGGGCCAGGTGACcagtccaaggtcacccagggaGCCTATGACTGAGAACTTTGGTCTCCCCCTCCCTGGCCGGTCCTTGTCACTTAACACCCACTGCCAAGTTACACTCCCTGTCTCGTCTCCAGGTGCCTGCCACTTCCCAGAGGAGTGCTAGACACAGAATGCGTGCTGATGCtcgaggaagggagagagaaagagacacccGATGGATGGACAGAGAAGGATCAGGAAGCCGCCTGAGAGAGCGAGGCCCACCCAGGCGGGGAGAGCAGACAGAAGttaatgaggcacagagagcagaGATAGACGGCAGAGAGGGCAgcgaagggggagggagaggacggTGGCCCCTTTGCTCAGACACTCACGCTCCTTGATGCCGAAGCAGCCAGCCCACTCGTCCAGGGCGATGTATTTGTCCTTGTCCAGGTCACAGGTCTCGAAAAAGCGGGTGGTGCAGTGCTCCATGGGGATGAGGGGCGCACGCAGTGGGGCTAGCTCGGTGTGAGACAGGTACCTGCAGGGGATGAGGTGGGGGAGAGCCTGAGAGCCTGAGAAAGCCCCACACCCATGCATGGGGAGACGGGAGCCTGCCCCTCGGGGCCGAAGGAAAGGATGTTCAATGCAAGACGAGAAGCCAGAATCCTGGGTctcctccccagctctgccactgacctgCTGTGTTTCtgagagcacagccctgccccaccctgagCCTCGGTTTGCCCCTCCATCAAAGGGGGTGGAGTTGACCATAATGTCTAAgggcccttccagctctgatgTCCGTGGGTTCATAACACAGGTCTCTTGGTGCATTTGTTTCCTAATTGGCTAAGATTTGAGGGCACAGAAACttaaactgaaaatattcagCATTTCTGCTATTGGTAGATCAAGATCTGGTATGGAACAACAATGCATGTTTTCTGTGGACACACATTTACACAGCTGCAAATGCACGTTAAAGAGGCTAAAAAGAGATGCATCAAAATGAAGAAAGCGCTGACTTCTGGGGAGGAGCGTGGGAAGAGACTGGGATTGGCAGGGAGGGTCGATAGAACTTTATCATTTGTATACTGTGTCATGTGTGAGAAGGAGGCCTTTTGATTTCTCTCCCACTGTCCTCCATTCCTGTCCTTCCAGCTGGCCTGGACTCCAGAGCacatgtatgatttttttccttgttccccAGAGCCCTCAATTAGTTGTCCTCAAAACACTTCCCCAAGGGACTACAACTTGACTCCAATTTTCTCTCTGACCCCCaggccctcctgccccacccaacTCGTGGAAGGAATCACACACTGTTTGAACTGAACCCTCCCCCCTTCATTATATAccagtgagaaaactgagccccAAAAAGGGGCGGGGACTCCAGCAAGGTCACCAGGCAGCTCTGGGACACGGAGAGGGGAAGGATGGATCCCCTGACCCAGGCTGAAGCGCTTTCCCAGACTCACAGTCCTTGCAGCTCCATCCAGAAGCCTCCCTCCTGGCCCCTTCCTTGCTCAGCCTGAGCTCCAGATGTTCCCCtgacttctcccctcccctcccctcccctccacagtATGACTCAGATGGATCCCAGCCACGGAAAGAGCCTGGGAGAGAAGCAGCAGGGAGTTTCCCAGTGCTCAGGAGACCCCAGGCCCCCCAGGTCACCCACAGGGTGGGCAGATTCCAGGCACAGGGGCTGGACCAGGAGGGAGCGGTGAGCTTGCCCGAGGGGAGCATCCCTGGGCACAGCGTGCGAGCAGGGTGGCCTTCCTTTCCGTGCTGCTTCAGGAACACACAGCAAAAGAAGGCCAGCAGGCGGTAGTGAGGGTGACCACCCCTGCTCAGCTGCAGGTGCGCCAGCTTCCACCTGCAACTTCCAGGAGccttctttactttttccttcgATTGTGAAAAACTGATCATCACCCAGAGTGTGAGCTCCATGGGGGCAAGGGCCATGTCAGTTCTGATTACTATTCAATCCCCTGCCTAGAATCGTGCTGGGCGTGTAATAgacactcagtaagtgtttgttcACTGACCAACTCCCTGCCTATCCTGCAGGGCAGTTACACagcacttcctaactcatttcgACAAGGGGCAAGAGCGATCAAACCAAGGGCCTGCCTTGGGGATGGGGCTGGCTCTGTGAATTCCTTAAGCACTTCCAGGGCCTGTTTGCCTTGTTAGGGCTGGGTCTCAGGGTCTTGCTGAAGGACCGTGAGCACACAGGCTGCCCCaccttggctctgccacctccGAGGAGTCTGGCGTTCCTTCCTAGCTCACTCTCCCTCTGTGAATGGATACCCCAGGCCTACACTCACCGGGTTAAGGAGGGGTTTTCAGTTCCAGTGGCTTCTGCCTCTTCTGGCAGGAGGGAGTGTCTCATGGccttcttccccccccccccggtccTGCATCCTTTCTCCTACACCTCTCCCTTCCTGCCACAGCCCTTAGGCAAACTGTGGGCTCTAGGGCTGGGAGCAGCAGAGGCCCCTGGGAGGTTTTCTGACCACATCTAGTGCACCTAGCAGCGCTGACCCACGACTGTCCACTCCAGGGCCAAGCCAGAGCAGCTCCCCGGGATCCGGGGGGCCTGGGGTCTTACCCATCGATGGGGTGCTGGTCCAGCTGCCCGAACTGCCAGTGCACAGGGAAGATGTACATGTTGTAGTTCTTCTCGAAGTCCCGGGCCAGCAGCTCCACAGGGTGGTCTCCGGCTTCCAGGCGCTTCTCATTCTCGTGGATCTTCTTCACCTGTGGGAGCAGAGACGCGTGTGACAAAGAGTCCGGGGAGGCTGTCCAGAACAGTCAAGGCCCCGGCCCCCTCTGACAGGAGGCCAGAGCTGGCAGAGACCAGCCAAGGCCAAGGTTCAGAATGAGGAAAGGATGTGGCATAGATGGGTACCAGCATCTCGTCCACAAAAATGAAGGCCTGGGGCGATCTCAAAGGGCTCCCCATAGGGCTGCCACATCAGAATGACTGGGGAATATGTGCAGATGCAGCTTCCTGGGGCTTGCTTCACAGAGACACTGATTCAGTGGGCCTGAGGCGGGGCCCGGGAAGCTGCATTTATCAGTACTCCTAGTGCTTGGTATGTCCATTAAAGTTTAAGATCCACAGactcagaaggaaaaaggaatagAGTTATTTATGTCCCTTATGGAGACAAACAAAGTGAGCAGGTCTTTTTGTTACAGGACGTCTCAGAGCCTTTAAGATGTGAACGTACTCTAGGAGCCTTCAAAGGCAGCAAGGAGGGGTCTGTGTCCTAGTGCCCAGAATACAGGCACTCGTTGGAGTGGGAATGTGGGCTTACGCTTGGGGCTCTAGATCTAGGAATGGGACTGTGGATCCCAGCCAGCCTGGGGCCAGGAGGCGTCCCGCTCAGGCGCCCTGGGACAGGATGAAAAGACACCACTCACTCGCAGCTTCTGCTTCTCGGTCAGAAGGTTGTTGTCCTCATCCCTCTCATACAGCGTGACCAGGACGTTCTTGAGCCAGTCCCGCATGCGCAGGGGGAACTCAGTCAGCTCCGAGTCCAGGCAGGGAGCGATGTCTAGGGCCCAACACACAAGGATGGTCAGCAGAGACCCTGATTCTCCCTGCCTGAGGGCCAACCTACTGGCTGGGCGGCTCTCCCCGCCCCACGCCCTCCTCCAGCAAGAAGCTTCAATCAGCGACCTTGATTGAAGCACAGggctcagcctctctgggccacAGTGTCTTCACACCTTTTGAGCAAAAGAGACTGTGTGGGGGGAAGAATACTCTGCAAGTGGACAAGTGCAAAGGCACGTCTGCTGTCCCCTTGGCCTTCATCTGATCTGCGGAGGGAAATGGTTCCCTCCAATGGCTCTTGCATTTTTCTGGGTGTTGCGCCCTGAAAACAGAGGCCAGGACCCACGATGATGATGTTGACTCTTGAGGGGTGTTTGAAGCTGGGATACTGAGGAATAGCATCCACCCATAGGCCCCGCTTAGCTGGGGTGGGGGTTCAGGTATGCTTAATCACCAGAACATTCTTAGCGATACGATTCCATCCTGGTCTTTGGAACTTAGCATCCCAGAATGTCAGACCTGGAGATTTCATCCAAGTCCACCCTCTTGTTGGACATATTAGAGGTCAGTGTGGAGAGAAGGGGCTCGATTAAGGCCACCCTGTCAGAGCCTCATCCAGCACCAGAGCATGTGGGTGCCTGAGGGCCTAAGGgtccatccctccctcatccTTTCACCTATGGAAAGCCCCCTCTGTGATTAGGACCACAACCTTCTTCACCAGCAgctggggaaaggaagagaagatctGGGTTGGAAATGCTAGGAGTTGGAGGGAGTGAGTGATACGCCCCAGAGGACGGGAGAGCCGCTCAGCACGTGTGTCAGTCTCACTGCCCAGGAATTCCTACCAGCATTCCTCCCACTGCCCTCCTTCTCCAGGCTGTGCCTTCTCATTTCACACCCTTGGCCCCGTAACTGGGAGAGCAGGGCTGACCACAGGAGAATCTggttccccctcctccacctttcTGCACGCTGCACACCTGAGGCAGGTGAGGGGCCCTCCCCAGTGTCATCTGGTGCCAGGATGTACCAGACACACCGCGTGGATGTTGTCTTGGAGGGGAGCAGAGGTGGCCTTGGGTGTTTCCGATGATAGGGAGGCAGCCACGCTGAAGCAGGAGCCTGGGCCAGCTGAGACTGCACCTGGGATCACTAACAAAGGGCCAGACGACACCCTGGCATCCCTTCCGCCAAACACCTGGATCCCAGGTTTCTAGAAGAAGGTGGTGAATCATATGTCTTATGCGGGCAGACAGGAATGTAATGGAGTAAAATGGCCAAGGTATGACAATATTGAGTGACAGGGCCTAAGGGGAACTGACAGCCTTGCCCCAATTTTAAAGCATTCAaattcaagtatttttaaaacccttTATAGGCCTAGGTAGAACATCACTTTTGCTTCACAATGTTGAAGCAGGAAAGATTGTGGTTAGCCCTATAGAAGAACTTCCTcacctttacagaaaagaaatgagctgtcttGGATGCTAGTGAGAGGCTCCAGAAATCCTCCCTAATCTTGTGCTCCCACAACTGCTCAGTTCTTCCCTGGACATGTCCTGAATGCAGATACCTACTCGTAGACaatcatctcattttataaatgggaaccctgaggctcagggaggggaagagatttgcccaagatcacacagcacaGGAGTGGCAGAGCCAGCCTCAGTGCCAGTTCAGTGCCTTCTCCCTGAGATGGGAGGCTTGGCAGGGTCCGAGGAGAGACTCACATTTGCAAGGCCCGATGTAGTCCAGGTGGAGTTTGTGGCCCTTCTTGGTGCCCTCCAGTGTGCACTTGGTGGCAAAGAAGTGGCAGGAAGAGTCGAAGGTCTTGTTGTCATTGCTGCACACCTGGCGGCAAAGCATAGAGGACCTCACCCTCATTCCCAGAGCCCTTCGCTAGTACCGCCATCCTTGcccatttcagagatggggacactgagggcCAGGCAAGGAACGTGATTAGCCCAGGGTCATACAGTGAGTTAGTGGTGGGGCCCAGACAAGAATCTACTCTTTGGGCTCCCAGGCCAATGTTCAGCCCATGCTGAGAGCCACTGCTTGTCTCTGAGCAGTGGTATGACTGAGTCAGGGCTGAGACATGGGAAAGCAAACCTGGGAGATATGGAAAGGATGAATTGAAGGTGAGGATGGGTAAAGGGCAGGGTGTGCAGAAGAGTTAATACAGCAGGCCTGGGATTGTTACCCTTAGAAAGGCATGCTTATGATGTTGGCCCTTGGCTGGAGTCTGAAAACGTGGCTGGTAAACAGTTCCCTGAACTGTTAGAAAACTGTCCACAATGATGAAAGTGGCTCACTGTGCCTAGATTGCTTGTACAAACAATATGGTTCATGCTGAACATCTGTTTTCCTGCTTGGAGTCTGGACTTTGGGTGCATGCTAGGGAGGGGATGTCTGTGTGACCAGCCCTCAATTAAACGTTGGGTGCTAAGTCTCTAAAGGGCTTCTTCCTTGGGCAGAAGCCTTGCTCACATGTGGCTACATCTCATCTCTGTAGCTGGGGAAAGAGTGGGTTCTGTGAGACCCCTCATGGCAGGGGGAGAGTAAGCAAGACTGTGCATGGATTCCTCCACACTCTGCCTGTATCTTGTTCCCTTTTCATCCAGCTACATACCCTTAAGTCTTAGCGGTGAGTGCAACTGTATGCTGAGTTATGTTGGTCCTCCTAGCGAGTCTCTGCATGAAGGGGTGGCCGAGCAGAGATGCCGTGGGCTGAACAAAGGCAGTGGCAGAGTAAGTGGCTGTGTCAGGAGGAGGGGAGCCTTGCGTTGAACATCCTGCACACGCTTATTGCTTATATATCACTGCAGAGGGAGAACTGATGGGCATTGGTGACCAGTGTGGTAGGGGGTGAAGGGGTGACGAGGAGGGAAGAGTTGACAAAGATGCTAAAATTTGGAGCCCAGAGGATAAGTTGTACTGGGGAGAGATTGAAGATGGAGAAGCCAGGTGGGAGGTTGTGGGAATGGTACTGGTACTCGATTTGTTGCCCTGAGCTAGGTTACCACTAGCACAATGGTTGCCATGCATgggtactcaataagtatttacttggatggatggatggatggatgcatggatggatggatggatggttgagtCCTACTGGAGGTATAATGAACAggtttgaaagattttttaaaatagcacataTTGAGAACTTACTAAGTACCAGACATTATCTGACAAATCCCCACAATAGCCCTATGAGATAAAGTCTATTTCTGTGCCATttttagaggtgagaaaactTGGAGAGGAACATAGCTAAGATCCCACACTAACAACTGGTGGAGATGGGGTTTGATGTAAACCTTCTGTCTGACCCAGAATGCACATTTTTGGACCTGATGCTTTGCCAAGCTGCTCCCACATATAGAAAGCCCCTCTCCCGGTGCCTGGTGGTGTTGATGTATTCCCTTTGGAGTCTGAGTAGAGTTGGAAGCTGGTGGCGCCACGTAAATTCTTGCTGGTTGCTGGAGTCCACTGACGGGAAGAGCCTCCCCTCCGACTCGCTTGCTTGCTGTGACTACACCTAGCGAGGGGACTTCTGAGACTGGAGCTGCCCCGTGGGACCACCAAGCAGCAGTGTTCTGGGCAGATGCTCTGTGTTGTGAAGACCCCagccccccgccctgcccctgTCCCTCAGGCTCACCTTCTCAAACTCGCCAATGGGGGCAGGGCAGCTGGTGGGGTCCTGGCACACGCACATGGGGGTGTTGTTCTCGTCCAGCTCGCACACCTTGCCATGTTTGCAGTGGTGGTTCTGGCAGGGGTCTGGTGGAGCGCAAGGGCACCCGGTTAGCAcgtccaccccaccccacacggATCCTTGGACAGAAGTCCTAGGCTGTGGCCCCCACTCGGGCTTTGAGCAGCCCTGcgtcctcccttctcttctgctGAACCCAGCAATCGGCATGTAGGGGAGCAGCTGGCTCAGCCTGGGGATTAGAGATTCAGCCTGAGGTCAGGGCCAGGCAcacttggggggctgggggctcagtCTGGGACCCAGGAGCGCCAGGTGCCATATAGCTCCCCCAAGGATGGAAGCAACCATTGTGTCCTCAGCTGTCGGTGGATCAATCATCGCAAGGCATTTTGGGATTTTAGAATAGACTTTCTAAAATGACTTGGAAAGCCAGCTGTTGTCACGGAGTCAGGGAGCTGTGAGGCCCAACAAAACAGACTTGAGTGGCTGTAGCGGAAAAGGGAGCAGAGCCCCAAGGCCCACACTGAACAATAGAGCCTGCCTGTGTCTGGTAAACACTGGATGAGGGGCGTGGAGGGGAAGGAACATGACTCAGTAGACGCCCCTCTGGTCCAACGAATATTCTGTGCCCTCAGGATGCGAGCCCGTCTAGCCTTTTCCTCCTGGTGCTTGTCTGGGGGTATCAGAGTCATCCTTTGTTGGATGCCTgccctgccaggccctgggccaagGGTGCTTCTGCTTTATCTCATAATCCTCTGACAGCCCTGGGGCAAGGATCTTCCATCTTCACCCTTCCCCAAGTAAGACATGAGGAAGCTGGGCTCAGAGAAGCTTCACAGGCTGTCGGAGGGCATCGCAGAAAGAGGCGACAGTTTGGAGGCAAGCCTTGTTTGGTTCGCCTCCAGAGTGTGTGCTATTAGCCCCTGGGGTACGAAGCGTCTCCACTGTGTGGGATGGGAATGCTGGCACTGTGGGTGGGAGACAGAGGCCCTGGGTCATTGCGGTTGCTCTGGCGCTAACTCCACGGGTAGCCTTATGTGAGTTGTGTCAGGTTTCCAGGCCTTATTTCCTCACGGCTGTGTGAAAATCAAATAAGCTCATGAGTGTGAAAGCTTCTGGGGCCATCGAGTGACCAGATGGGACTGGGGACCTCAGTGGGAATGTGAAACCCAACTTTGGAATTACAGTAAAGAGCTATAAGGGGAGAAGGCCATTTGCAGCTTGAGAACTTCCCTTCCTGACACTCACGGCCTGGCTATAAATAGGTCTTTCCAGATTCCAGAAAATAATCCCAACCTTTCAGTCAAGGCAGTTTCTCCTCCATGGCCCATCCTGCAGAGAGGACCGCACCCTGCATTTCCTTGGGAAGGAACTTCATGCACGCTGGGCCCACGCTTTAGGCCCAggtggcagagggcagaggcTTCATGTGACAAGACACGGGGAAGGGACCTACTTTcagccaccacctcctcctcggCTTCCTCAGCACCTTCATCAAACTCTCCTACTTCCACCTGGACGGGGTTGGTTCCCACAGGtacctggggtggagggagaagaatGAGTCAAACGGCCCTACCCCCATCCCAGACCTGGAAGAAAGGGGCAAAGGCTGGAGGGGGCTTGCCTGGAGCCTCAGGTACCCACAAAGGGATGGGGAGAGACAAGCTGGAGAAGGGCACTGGGACCAGGTCACAGAGAGCGCAACTGCCAGGTCCAGAAGTGAGACTGAATCTTACAGGCCGCTGTGACTCTAGGGCCCCAGAGCTCTATGGAGATGCCTCAGAGGCCACCGGGGGGGTCAGGGCAAGAGGGGGTGCCAAGCTCTCCACCCTTCCGGCCACACCGGAGCAGCTCCGCTTTCATCTGTTTGACATATGGGGAAGACCGTGGGTGATCATCTGCGAAAAAATGTCCCACagcttaaaaagtaaacaaaattcaaaatcataGCTCCCAACTGTTAGGTTCCATGGAAGGTTTGGGGAGCATTCAGGAGTGTGTCAGGATTGGGGGATACACAGGATTTACATCTGTGCCGTGCCCGTTCCAGCAGGAGACCCACAGCACCTGTTTGGCTTTCTCAGGGAGCAGATGTGGGCAAAGAGGGGCCGCAGGTCTGGGGTCCCTCCCCACCTACCTCGGACACCTCAGCCACGGTTTCCTCGACCACCTCCGTCTCATCAGGCAGGGCTTCCTGTTGCTGTTGGGAAGTGAAAATAGGGTTTGGAGAGGTCAGGGCCAAGGCCAGCTTGACTGCTCAAGTGCCTCGGCCTGGACCTCTAAAGCTGGGGAGTTAGGAGAGCGGCTCGTTGGAGACCCCCAAGGCTGTGCACTTGGGGGTCTCCAACGAGCAGAGCCCCTCAGGGACTTCTGTGAGTAGGGATGAAGGCACAGGAGAAGCCAAACACgggggccctgtggggctctgGAGCACCTCCCTTTATATTTATATCTGGAGCTTCTATCTAAGATTTGGCTTGGAAAAGCATTTCCGTTGCTTAGGCTCCTATAAAGTCTGAAAAGCGCTAATGCAGACCAACTCCCTTcatcttacagatgggaaaactgagacccagaggggaTGAACACTGAATTTTAACAGAGGTCATTATCTTCCCCACAAGCgtgatatcatcatcatcattattatttttttttggcgaTTCCTTCTTGGAGTCAACCTGTAGTTAGAAGAAGCAAGATAGCATATGACTTTGAGGTGCCTGGCTGCCTGGGGCTTCTTCTAAAAGTCATGCTAACTTGCCAAATCTTTTGCCAAAATCTCACTGCCTGATCAGGATTGCCAGCATCTACCATCATCACACCTTCTAGTGAAGAGAGGGTGAGGGAATCATAGGTGAAAGAAACTTTTCTTTGCCCGCTTCACGTATCTCCCTCTGTCTTCTGGTCACAGCTTCCAGCGTAGCATTGAATGACCACTGCTGGCCCTCTCCACGCGATTCTTGGAGGGCCTGTCAGTCAGGGTGCCTCACAATCCCTTGGCCAAGAAGCAGGCCCAGGACCCAAACTCAACTAGATTGGCtctccttgaatttttttaatcttcttgacACATTTTCTCAAGATGTGAAAACTGTCGGAGTAGAGACATTCAAATGGCAACACCTCCATGACCGTCCATTAGATCTTACCTCCCAGATCCCAGAGCTGCCCTTTTCTAGTTCTCCCCAAGGCCTTGAATTTTATAATCTACCCCTATATCCTTTTCCCTCCTAATTTAGTCAGATTGGagtctgttgcttgcaaccaagtAGCCCTCACTGATTCAGAAACTAACGCCG from Balaenoptera musculus isolate JJ_BM4_2016_0621 chromosome 3, mBalMus1.pri.v3, whole genome shotgun sequence encodes the following:
- the SPARC gene encoding SPARC; translation: MRAWIFFLLCLAGWALAAPQQEALPDETEVVEETVAEVSEVPVGTNPVQVEVGEFDEGAEEAEEEVVAENPCQNHHCKHGKVCELDENNTPMCVCQDPTSCPAPIGEFEKVCSNDNKTFDSSCHFFATKCTLEGTKKGHKLHLDYIGPCKYIAPCLDSELTEFPLRMRDWLKNVLVTLYERDEDNNLLTEKQKLRVKKIHENEKRLEAGDHPVELLARDFEKNYNMYIFPVHWQFGQLDQHPIDGYLSHTELAPLRAPLIPMEHCTTRFFETCDLDKDKYIALDEWAGCFGIKERDIDKDLVI